Proteins from a genomic interval of Lonchura striata isolate bLonStr1 chromosome 21, bLonStr1.mat, whole genome shotgun sequence:
- the LOC110468559 gene encoding olfactory receptor 14J1-like — MSNSSSISHFLLLALADTRQLQLLHFCLFLGISLAALLGNGLIISAVACGHHLHTPMFFFLLNLALSDLGSICTTVPKAMHNSLWDTRNISYTGCAAQLFFFVFFISAELFLLTIMCYDRYVSICKPLHYGTLLGSRACAHMAAAAWVSAFLYSLLHTANIFSLPLCHGNALGQFFCEIPQILKLSCSSSHVRELGLLAPSACLVFGCFVFIVFSYVQIFRAVLRIPSEQGRHKAFSTCLPHLAVVSLFVSTAVFAYLKPPSISSPSLDLALSVLYSVVPPALNPLIYSLRNQELKAAVWTLMTGCFQEHETAGQFWQIICNKSNL; from the coding sequence atgtccaacagcagctccatcagccacttcctcctgctggcactggcagacacgcggcagctgcagctcctgcacttctgcctcttcctgggcatctccctggctgccctcctgggcaacggcctcatcatcagcgccgtagcctgcggccaccacctgcacacgcccatgttcttcttcctgctcaacctggccctcagcgacctgggctccatctgcaccactgtccccaaagccatgcacaattccctctgggacaccaggaacatctcctacacaggatgtgctgcccagctctttttctttgtctttttcatctcagcagagcttttcctcctgaccatcatgtgctacgaccgctatgtgtccatctgcaaacccctgcactacgggaccctcctgggcagcagagcttgtgcccacatggcagcagctgcctgggtcAGTGCCTTTCTCtattcactgctgcacacagctaatatattttccctgcccctgtgccatggcaatgccctgggccagttcttctgtgaaatcccacagattctcaagctctcctgctccagttCCCAtgtcagggaacttgggcttcttgctCCTAGTGCCTGTTTGgtatttggttgttttgtgttcattgttttctcctatgtgcagatcttcagggctgtgctgaggatcccctcggAGCAGGGAAgacacaaagccttttccacctgcctccctcacctggccgtggtctctctgtttgtcagcactgcagtgttTGCCTACCTGAAGCCCCCTTCCATCtcgtccccatccctggatcttgCCCTGTCAGTTCTTTATtcagtggtgcctccagccctgaaccccctcatctacagcctgaggaaccaggagctcaaggctgcagtgtggacactgatgactggatgctttcaggaacatGAAACAGCTGGCCAATTTTGGCAAATCATTTGTAATAAAAGTAATCTTTGA